A stretch of the Capsicum annuum cultivar UCD-10X-F1 chromosome 10, UCD10Xv1.1, whole genome shotgun sequence genome encodes the following:
- the LOC107854296 gene encoding adenosine kinase 2: protein MEYEGILLGMGNPLLDISAVVDQDFLNKYDIKPNNAILAEDKHLPMYEEMTSKYNVEFIAGGATQNSIKVAQWMLQIPGATSYMGSIGKDRFGEEMKKNAKDAGVNVHYYEDESPTGTCAVCVLDGERSLVANLSAANCYKVDHLKQPENWALVEKAKYFYIAGFFLTVSPESIQLVAEHAAAKNKVFSMNLSAPFICEFFKDQQEKFLLYMDFVFGNETEARTFSKVHGWETDNVEEIALKISQWPKASGTHKRITVITQGADPVVVAEDGKVTLFPVILLPKEKLVDTNGAGDAFVGGFLSQLVLEKPIADCVKAGCYASNVIIQRPGCTYPEKPDFE from the exons atggAGTATGAGGGAATTCTTTTGGGTATGGGTAATCCATTGCTCGATATCTCTGCTGTTGTCGATCAAGATTTCCTAAACAA GTACGATATCAAGCCGAACAATGCTATTCTCGCTGAGGACAAGCACTTGCCAAT GTATGAAGAAATGACATCCAAGTATAACGTTGAATTCATTGCTGGAG GTGCAactcaaaattcaatcaaagtAGCTCAG TGGATGCTTCAAATCCCAGGTGCAACAAGTTACATGGGCTCTATTGGGAAGGACAGGTTTGGGGAGGAAATGAAGAAAAACGCGAAAGATGCTGGTGTTAAT GTTCATTACTATGAGGATGAGAGTCCAACCGGTACTTGTGCTGTCTGTGTGCTTGACGGCGAAAG GTCGCTGGTTGCAAACTTATCAGCTGCAAACTGCTACAAGGTTGACCATTTGAAACAACCAGAGAACTGGGCTTTGG TGGAGAAGGCCAAATATTTCTACATTGCTGGATTCTTTCTCACCGTTTCTCCGGAATCTATTCAGCTTGTTGCTGAGCATGCAGCTGCCAAAAACAAG GTTTTCTCAATGAACCTTTCAGCACCATTTATCTGTGAGTTCTTCAAGGATCAACAAGAGAAATTCTTGCT GTACATGGACTTTGTCTTTGGCAATGAGACAGAAGCACGAACCTTCTCTAAAGTTCATGGCTGGGAG ACTGATAATGTTGAAGAAATAGCTTTGAAGATTTCACAATGGCCAAAGGCATCAGGAACACACAAGAGAATCACCGTCATTACACAGGGTGCTGATCCAGTTGTTGTGGCTGAGGATGGGAAGGTGACACTGTTCCCAGTAATTCTGCTGCCAAAAGAGAAACTTGTCGACACCAATGGTGCTG GTGATGCATTTGTTGGAGGATTCCTTTCACAATTGGTCCTAGAAAAACCTATTGCAGATTGTGTAAAAGCAGGGTGTTATGCATCAAACGTTATCATCCAAAGGCCTGGTTGCACATATCCTGAGAAGCCCGATTTTGAATGA